Proteins encoded in a region of the Cardiocondyla obscurior isolate alpha-2009 linkage group LG18, Cobs3.1, whole genome shotgun sequence genome:
- the LOC139109859 gene encoding uncharacterized protein PF3D7_1120600, giving the protein MDNCSSEFTPMQKQYIFNGSRKRPLEKVQESQLQQQSFSTMKQPSSSTTNIIESNSSNFTYMNNVTLSPSAENRTPCNLKKLRLLSPGGKDLGEFNLKLKSVDSLKGSKITISKSNFKLVDKPLTILQSSSSHTTPFPRILKQGSKKILKSNLMELTSYKSSFKTSDSYIQQEVNLLPKIKVLFKNKNAEDKMKNQMCNINGIDDKASPTNNFNFIKVQETATENGETCLTAHTTLKNCESLDTVNCCVGINFNNQKDIPLVNKVHKISKGKCIAVIKNTKSGKIVTSLKNVNLLQGCKADKNLNNSDLYDEKKLSHIKLYDKNNFLPSKTDIPKSVEIQSVEKQNVMTIIPNNETLLFNQNGNFVQENNTLVVPESTDNIKDINHSTVKCNTNCDSTQSESLKMSRNNLAVNNVEYIPELQQIRNINSNVQHKNLPQNNLVSSLDIIKKAMDSVTDNELRELALKALAECGIGIEKHIPVHSPQDYKAVNDTQVQTEVFGLLDSKVFVLIDKNMESIQRITQKNFHTIFKENLTDKSNNSHSNNNIDQSKTSNIIENTLPFDLDSFIDEYFDESSDAYKIREILSKTKTRCDGLLEHLQRDFQCVKQYDQNGMLSIHNAVMGNNIFLVRRYLLVLKHAKQSVDIATEDGITSLELAIKYDVCHEIVQLLLDSGAQPVTPKSLHESAVIIASKQSSSMLSMLISRVLSPKLLDQIDSDGFAALHYCSIHGNLQGVKALISAGATVNLRDMKSGRTPLFHAIDNNRSTIMRVLINAGAVTTIPNYAGQTALSIIADQSHRLSSSTPLTLMQIGKSHDFVFVVNCVS; this is encoded by the exons ATGGACAACTGTTCATCAGAATTCACACCGATGCAAAagcaatacatttttaatggAAGCAGAAAAAGGCCACTAGAGAAGGTACAAGAATCTCAGCTGCAACAACAGTCCTTCAGTACAATGAAACAGCCTTCAAGTAGTACTACAAATATTATAGAGTCTAATTCTTCgaattttacatatatgaaCAACGTGACATTGTCACCTAGTGCAGAGAATCGAACTCCATGTAATTTGAAAAAGCTGAGACTCTTATCCCCAGGTGGAAAAGATCTAGGAGAGTTCAATCTAAAACTGAAATCTGTTGATTCATTGAAAGGGAGCAAAATTACTATTagtaaatctaattttaagcTTGTTGATAAACCATTGACAATTCTTCAATCTTCAAGTTCCCATACAACACCATTTCCACGAATACTTAAACAGggttctaaaaaaattttaaaaagtaatttaatggAATTGACATCTTATAAGAGCTCATTTAAAACAAGTGATAGTTACATTCAGCAGGAAGTTAATCTCTTGCCAAAAATTAAAgtgctttttaaaaataaaaatgcagaaGATAAAATGAAAAACCAAATGTGTAATATTAATGGTATAGATGATAAAGCAAGTcctacaaataattttaattttataaaagttcaAGAAACTGCTACTGAAAATGGGGAAACTTGTTTAACTGCACatacaacattaaaaaattgtgaatcATTAGACACAGTAAATTGTTGTgttggaataaattttaacaatcaaAAAGACATACCACTGGTTAACAAAGTTCATAAAATAAGTAAGGGAAAATGTATTGCTGTTATAAAGAATACTAAAAGTGGAAAAATAGTTACATCTTTGAAGAATGTAAATCTTTTACAAGGATGTAAAGCTGacaagaatttaaataacagtGATTTGtatgatgaaaaaaaattgagccATATAAAGCtgtatgataaaaataactttcttcCATCTAAGACTGACATTCCTAAGAGTGTTGAAATACAAAGTGttgaaaaacaaaatgttatGACAATTATACCTAATAATGAAACTTTGTTGTTTAATCAGAATGGAAATTTTGTTCAGGAAAATAATACTTTAGTTGTGCCAGAAAGTACTGATAATATAAAAGACATAAATCATAGTACAGTTAAATGCAATACAAATTGTGATAGTACACAAAGTGAAAGTTTGAAAATGTCTCGAAATAATTTGGCTGTTAATAATGTGGAGTATATTCCAGAATTACAgcaaattagaaatattaattcaaatgtACAGCATAAGAATTTGCCACAAAACAACTTAGTGAGTTCattagatattataaaaaaagcaatGGATAGTGTAACAGACAATGAACTACGTGAGTTAGCATTGAAGGCTTTGGCCGAGTGTGGCATTGGAATTGAGAAACATATTCCAGTACACTCACCCCAGGATTATAAAGCTGTCAACGATACACAAGTGCAAACTGAAGTATTTGGCCTACTAGATTCTAAAGTCTTTGTATTAATAGACAAAAATATGGAAAGTATTCAACGAATAactcaaaaaaattttcacacTATCTTCAAGGAAAATTTGACAGACAAATCTAATAATTCtcattctaataataatattgaccAATCCAAAACTTCTAACATAATTGAAAATACGCTTCCATTTGATTTAGATAGTTTTATAGACGAATATTTTGATGAAAGTTCAGATGCttataaaataagagaaattttatcaaaaacgAAAACAAGATGTGACGGTCTTTTAGAACATCTGCAAAGAGACTTTCAATGTGTTAAACAATATGATCAAAACGGCATGCTGAGTATACATAATGCCGTTATGGGCAATAACATTTTTCTCGTTCGAAGATACCTGTTAGTGTTGAAACATGCTAAACAAAGTGTTGATATTGCAACTGAGGATGGAATA ACGAGTTTGGAGTTAGCCATTAAATATGACGTGTGCCATGAAATAGTACAACTTTTACTTGACTCTGGAGCACAACCAGTTACACCAAAATCTCTGCATGAATCTGCAGTGATCATAGCTAGCAAACAGTCATCTTCAATGTTATCAATGCTTATTAGCCGAGTTTTGAGTCCAAAATTACTTGATCAAATTGATTCAGATG GTTTCGCAGCATTACATTATTGTAGTATACATGGTAATTTGCAAGGAGTTAAAGCGCTTATATCAGCAGGTGCAACTGTAAACCTCAGAGATATGAAATCAGGCCGGACACCTTTGTTTCATGCGATAGATAACAATCGTTCAACAATAATGCGAGTACTAATAAATGCCGGTGCTGTCACAACTATTCCGAATTACGCGGGACAAACCGCTCTATCCATAATTGCAGATCAGAG tcaccggctgagttcttcaactccgctgacgctcatgcagattggtaagtcacaTGATTTTGTTTTCGTAGTTAATTGTGTTTCTTGA
- the Hexo1 gene encoding chitooligosaccharidolytic beta-N-acetylglucosaminidase, translating to MKFNYVHYRMIKSFYIRRQRVWLSVALAITLSGMFALLIVVLALQYGANQAEEYTSPWQYKCDGGLCKKVLITEQDVNPAALSVCQLSCGQGGTLWPKPTGHMSIGKTTVQLDPSKIEIVGISTQTVVGNLLQRNVERMKKNAKQLGGSLPLTTGGTKLVIRFKEGLNFNNAKLTLETDESYTLQAATIDGQVDVYVTAKTYFGARYALETLSQLIVFDDLRNQIRMANEIYIVDAPKYPYRGILLDTSRNYVDKETILRTIDGMAMSKLNTFHWHITDSHSFPYVSRTWPDFVKFGSYTPSKVYTSEMIREIVDYALVRGVRVLPEFDAPAHVGEGWQWVGDNATVCFKAEPWKDYCVEPPCGQLNPTSERMYEVLAGIYKDMIEDFQQPDIFHMGGDEVNINCWRSQNIITDWMLKKGWNLTESSFYLLWDYFQERALEKLKIANSGKDIPAVLWTSGLTSEENIKHIDPAKYIIQIWTLGDDPTIGRLLRNNFKIIFSNYDALYLDCGFGAWVGEGNNWCSPYKGWQKIYDNSPLEMIKQQGYGNKKNLILGGEATLWTEQADSFNTDSRLWPRSAAMAERLWSEPSSTWIHAEQRMLRHRERLVERKIYSDSLQPEWCLQNQGSCYA from the exons atgaaattcaACTACGTACATTAC CGTATGATAAAGTCCTTTTACATCAGACGACAACGAGTTTGGCTGTCAGTAGCCCTGGCGATCACTTTAAGCGGCATGTTTGCACTACTGATCGTTGTTCTTGCGCTTCAATACGGCGCCAATCAAGCCGAAGAGTATAC cTCTCCTTGGCAATACAAATGCGATGGCGGTCTCTGTAAAAAAGTATTGATCACGGAACAAGATGTAAACCCGGCTGCTCTTAGCGTATGTCAATTGTCCTGCGGCCAAGGTGGTACTTTATGGCCGAAACCTACAGGACATATGTCCATTGGCAAAACTACAGTTCAACTTGACCCAtctaaaattgaaattgtcgGAATTTCTACTCAGACAGTGGTAGGCAATCTGCTTCAGAGGAATGTCGAacgtatgaaaaaaaatgcgaaacaACTCGGTGGTTCCTTGCCTTTGACCACTGGTGGTACCAAGTTGGTGATACGCTTTAAAGAAGGTCTAAATTTCAATAATGCTAAGCTGACCCTGGAAACGGATGAGAGCTACACTCTCCAAGCCGCTACAATCGATGGACAG gtgGACGTTTATGTTACAGCAAAGACATACTTCGGAGCTCGATATGCACTGGAAACCCTCAGTCAACTAATAGTTTTCGACGATTTACGTAATCAAATTCGAATGGCTAACGAGATATATATTGTCGACGCTCCGAAGTATCCTTACCGTGGAATTCTTTTGGATACAAGCCGAAATTACGTCGACAAAGAAACAATTCTCCGAACGATTGATGGTATGGCTATGTCTAAGCTAAATACGTTCCATTGGCATATCACCGATTCCCACAGTTTTCCCTACGTTAGCAGAACATGGCCTGATTTTGTCAAGTTCGGTAGCTACACACCGAGCAAAGTTTATACTTCCGAAATGATTAGAGAGATCGTCGACTACGCTTTGGTTCGCGGTGTCAGAGTTTTGCCAGAATTCGATGCACCTGCGCACGTTGGCGAAGGCTGGCAATGG GTTGGCGACAACGCGACTGTTTGCTTTAAAGCCGAACCTTGGAAGGATTATTGCGTAGAACCACCGTGCGGTCAACTAAATCCTACCAGCGAAAGAATGTATGAAGTTCTTGCTGGAATTTATAAGGATATGATAGAAGATTTCCAACAGCCAGATATTTTCCACATGGGCGGCGACGAAGTGAATATCAACTGCTGGAGATCTCAAAACATTATCACCGACTGGATGTTAAAGAAGGGATGGAATCTTACCGAAAGCAGTTTCTACCTATTGTGGGATTACTTTCAGGAGAGAGCTTTGGAAAAGCTAAAGATCGCTAATAGCGGCAAAGATATTCCGGCTGTTCTGTGGACTAGCGGTTTAACGAGCGAGGagaatattaaacatatagatcctgcgaaatatattattcagaTTTGGACACTCGGCGACGATCCAACTATCGGCAGGCTATTGCGAAATAACTTcaagattattttttcaaattacgATGCTTTGTACTTAGATTGTGG atttgGAGCTTGGGTAGGCGAGGGTAACAATTGGTGTTCACCATACAAGGGTTGGCAAAAGATCTATGACAATTCTCCATTAGAAATGATTAAGCAGCAAGGAtacggaaataaaaagaatcttATTCTAG GTGGAGAAGCGACACTTTGGACTGAACAAGCAGATAGTTTTAATACGGACTCGAGATTGTGGCCAAGATCGGCTGCGATGGCTGAGAGATTGTGGAGTGAGCCGAGTTCTACGTGGATTCACGCCGAACAAAGAATGTTGAGGCATCGCGAAAGACTTGtcgaacgaaaaatatattcagatAGCTTGCAACCTGAGTGGTGCTTGCAAAATCAAGGCTCGTGCTACGCGTAA
- the Med10 gene encoding mediator of RNA polymerase II transcription subunit 10: protein MASALENLEAQLELFIENVRQIRIIVSDFQPQGQNVLNQKIQGLVNGLQEIDKLKSQVQDVHVPLEVFDYIDQGRNPQLYTKDCIEKALTKNEQVKGKIDAYRKFKANMLVELNRVFPNELAKYRAIRGDE from the exons ATGGCATCTGCCTTAGAGAACCTGGAGGCTCAATTAGAGCTTTTCATCGAGAATGTCCGGCAAATTCGTATTATAGTAAGCGATTTTCAACCTCAGGGACAAAACGTATTGAATCAAAAGAT tCAAGGCTTAGTCAATGGCTTGCAGGAAATTGACAAGCTAAAATCTCAAGTGCAAGACGTCCATGTGCCACTCGAGGTATTCGA TTACATTGACCAAGGGAGAAATCCTCAATTATATACGAAAGACTGTATAGAGAAAGCTCTGACAAAGAATGAACAAGTGAAAGGAAAAATTGATGCATATAGAAAATTTAAGGCTAACATGCTGGTAGAGTTGAACCGAGTTTTTCCGAATGAACTGGCCAAATATAGAGCAATTCGTGGAGATGAATAG
- the LOC139109861 gene encoding uncharacterized protein gives MMLKVMCPECHHRFPVLGCCLKWNDELNQKKMKEDEKEKKHKEEEKEKEEEEEYEDNEEEEEEAEEEEEDKKEKEKKQQVKMVPNIIGSTATYYVNSIPMSCGYTSGSSCFIKPSTNIRESTIFQRLNDQDSFIMVTDNFNYDVTPSEQYIATTCDLTGGNVTIATPDIQSSDYCVQNTESDIQVQASQIKIQPKLTGGGCLVQKKLSTENERLMMSKHSKNFTFFNNNACQTFVTPFNKCTKLPEDIKISGTIKDDQNNEISVESRQQKIKTSTCCNCKSTFQQNHCQNHRRLFDTSLTDNRDSLLLEPISNSVQVRVNATVQLPANLGHCTVNITATTTTPPKQVMAMKLPDHGRNNFHGGGIVQPNELDCTTVNQIVAVGNSKDCNNVEQRSEAPTIPTSWLMPTSWGLDSDVNRLRDIKRLLQICGWYHEGISWQQSENLLKDASIGRWLMRDSSDSRYTFAISVKTSRGPASIRVHYFLEQFRLDAAPKLALAMPFFDCPIKMLEYYIEYSKRMDEHRREVWVDFSGQLYSQIYLTKPLVKEVRSLSHLARLAVNRSKLPIEHLPLLIKNYIKEYPYTL, from the coding sequence ATGATGTTGAAAGTGATGTGTCCAGAATGTCACCATCGCTTTCCAGTATTGGGATGTTGTTTAAAATGGAATGACGAATTAAatcaaaagaaaatgaaagaggatgagaaagaaaagaaacacaaagaggaagaaaaagaaaaggaagaggaagaagagtaCGAAGATAatgaggaagaggaggaagaagcggaggaggaagaggaagacaaaaaagaaaaagaaaagaaacaacaaGTAAAAATGGTTCCTAATATTATAGGTTCGACAGCAACATATTATGTTAATAGTATCCCAATGTCGTGTGGGTATACGAGTGGCAGTAGTTGCTTTATAAAGCCATCTACAAATATTCGCGAATCCACTATTTTTCAGCGATTAAATGATCAAGATTCTTTTATTATGGTAAcagacaattttaattatgatgTGACTCCTTCGGAACAATATATCGCGACTACATGTGACCTAACTGGCGGTAACGTTACAATTGCTACACCCGATATACAATCGAGTGATTACTGTGTACAAAATACGGAATCAGATATTCAAGTACAAGcttcgcaaataaaaattcaaccAAAGCTTACAGGCGGCGGTTGCCTTgtgcaaaagaaattgtcaACTGAAAATGAAAGATTAATGATGTCAAAACACtcgaaaaattttacattttttaataataatgcttGTCAGACATTTGTTACGCCTTTcaataaatgtacaaaattgcCTGAGGATATAAAGATATCTGGAACAATAAAGGATGAccaaaataacgaaataagtGTTGAATCAAGGCAgcaaaaaatcaaaacgaGTACCTGCTGTAATTGCAAAAGTACATTTCAGCAAAATCATTGTCAGAATCATAGACGACTGTTTGATACATCTCTTACTGATAATCGTGACTCGTTACTATTGGAGCCTATTAGTAATAGCGTACAGGTCCGAGTAAATGCTACTGTCCAGTTACCTGCAAATCTGGGTCACTGCACAGTTAATATTACAGCAACAACGACGACACCGCCGAAACAAGTCATGGCGATGAAATTGCCAGATCATGGTAGAAATAACTTTCACGGAGGTGGTATTGTACAACCAAACGAATTAGACTGCACAACGGTGAATCAAATCGTTGCAGTTGGCAATAGTAAAGATTGTAATAATGTTGAACAAAGAAGCGAAGCGCCAACGATTCCAACGTCCTGGCTAATGCCGACTTCATGGGGCTTAGATTCAGATGTGAACAGATTACGCGACATAAAAAGATTGTTGCAGATTTGTGGTTGGTATCATGAAGGCATTAGTTGGCAGCAGAGTGAAAATCTTTTGAAAGACGCGTCTATCGGTCGATGGTTAATGAGAGATAGTTCAGATAGTAGATACACTTTCGCGATATCTGTAAAAACATCGAGAGGTCCTGCTTCTATTAGAGTACACTATTTTCTCGAACAATTTCGGCTCGATGCAGCACCGAAATTAGCATTGGCGATGCCTTTTTTTGATTGTCCAATTAAAATGTTAGAATACTACATCGAATATTCAAAAAGAATGGATGAGCATCGTAGAGAAGTGTGGGTCGATTTTAGTGGACAATTATACAGCCAAATCTATTTGACCAAGCCTCTTGTAAAGGAAGTTCGATCGTTATCACATTTAGCTAGACTTGCTGTGAATCGAAGCAAGTTGCCTATTGAACATTTGCcactgttaattaaaaattatatcaaggAATATCCATATACGCTTTGA